The following nucleotide sequence is from Streptomyces sp. HUAS CB01.
ACCCCATGGCACGCACGGTGGAGACCGAGTCCGGCCGCCGCCCGTACTGGGAGGCCGGACCGGCGTACGGGCCCTGGGCGGGCGGCTACTTCGGCGGCGGTCTGCTGCCGGGCCTGCTGGCCGGCACCCTGCTGGGCAGCGCGCTGTCCACGCCCGCGTACGCCTCCGAGTACGGCGGCGGCGACTTCGGCGGCGGGGACTTCTCCGGCGCCGACTTCAACTCCTCCGACTTCGGCGGCGGCTTCGGCGGCGACTGGGGCGGCGGAGGCGGCTTCGACGGAGGCGGTGGCTTCTGATGCGCAGCAAGAAATGGAACGTCGAGATCGTCATCACCGAGAGCGACCGCACGACCCAGGCGGAGGCGCGCCTGAGGGGGCAGAACGCGGAGCTGTACGTCGGCGAGGGAACGGCCCACCGCAATCGCGCGGACCAGGACATCCCCCACATCGGCGATGAGCTCGCGGTGGCGCGGGCCCTGAACGGGGTGAGCCACTCCCTGCTCCACGAGGTGGCCACGGAGATCGAGTCCCGCACGGGCGAGCACGTGCACCGCCTCCGCGAGGGGTGAGCCGCCGGTCCCGGCAGGCCGGGCCGCACCGCGCCGGGCCCCGTCCTCCCCGGGAGCCCGGGGGCCAGGGTGGAGCGACAGGTTCGGGCCACCGCCGACCAGCTCCGTTCGGTGACAGATCCTGTGCGAAGCGTAGTCAGGATGGCGCGAACCCCTCTTGAGCCGGCCTTGCGGGCGCAAAAGACTTTGTCCTGTGCCGAGACGGGTGTCCGCCCGCACGGGGGTCTGCGGCACTCCGCTCGTACCGGCCGACCCGAGGAGGCCCCCCGTATGCCCGAAACCGGCACGCGACGCACCGGACACCCGATCACCCTGGCCGACGGAACACCCACCCGGACGCGCGAGGCGACCCCCGCCGACCTCGGTCCGGTCCAGGCGCTGCACCGCCGCTGCTCGCCGGACAGCCGCGCCATGCGCTACCACGCGGGTACGCCCGGACTGTCCGCGGCGGGCTGGCGGATGCTGTGCGATCCGGAGCGCGGCACCACCCTGGTCACCACCACCGTCCAGCGGACGGACCGCATCATCGCCATGACCAATGTCATGCGCACGGGACGGCAGGGCGTCGGCGAGTTCGCCGTGCTGATCGAGGACGCCTGGCAGTCCAAGGGGCTGGGTACGGCGCTCGCAGCCCACGCGGCCGAAGTCGCCCGACGGGACGGGCACCACACCCTGACCGCGGCCGTGGCGGCCGCCAACGTGCCGATGCTGCACG
It contains:
- a CDS encoding DUF1876 domain-containing protein; protein product: MRSKKWNVEIVITESDRTTQAEARLRGQNAELYVGEGTAHRNRADQDIPHIGDELAVARALNGVSHSLLHEVATEIESRTGEHVHRLREG
- a CDS encoding GNAT family N-acetyltransferase; the protein is MPETGTRRTGHPITLADGTPTRTREATPADLGPVQALHRRCSPDSRAMRYHAGTPGLSAAGWRMLCDPERGTTLVTTTVQRTDRIIAMTNVMRTGRQGVGEFAVLIEDAWQSKGLGTALAAHAAEVARRDGHHTLTAAVAAANVPMLHVLENLDAPPALATGPVIDIEIPL